In Thermithiobacillus tepidarius DSM 3134, a single genomic region encodes these proteins:
- the groL gene encoding chaperonin GroEL (60 kDa chaperone family; promotes refolding of misfolded polypeptides especially under stressful conditions; forms two stacked rings of heptamers to form a barrel-shaped 14mer; ends can be capped by GroES; misfolded proteins enter the barrel where they are refolded when GroES binds), which yields MPAKQVAFSENARDRMMKGVNVLANAVKVTLGPKGRNVVLDKAFGAPTITKDGVSVAKEIELSDKFENMGAQMVKEVASQASDEAGDGTTTATVLAQAILREGMKAVAAGMNPMDLKRGVDKAVTVIVDELKKISKPCNTQKEIAQVGTISANSDESIGNIIAEAMEKVGKEGVITVEEGSGFENELDVVEGMQFDRGYLSPYFVNNQDKMTAELENPFILLHDKKISNIRDLLPVLEQVAKAGRPLLIVAEDVDGEALATLVVNTIRGIIKVAAVKAPGFGDRRKAMLEDMAILTGGRVISEEVGMKLESATLQDLGQAKRVSVDKENTTIIDGAGSEADINARVNQIRRQIEDATSDYDREKLQERVAKLAGGVAVIKVGAGSEIEMKEKKARVEDALHATRAAVEEGIVPGGGVALIRAQAALQSIKGSNHDQDVGINIIRRAIEEPLRQIVANAGGEGSVVYAKVAEGQGAFGYNAANDSYGDMYEMGVIDPTKVTRTALQKASSVAGLMITTEAMVSELPKEEKGEAGAGMGGMGDMGGMGMM from the coding sequence ATGCCTGCCAAGCAAGTTGCTTTCAGTGAAAATGCCCGCGACCGCATGATGAAGGGCGTCAACGTCCTGGCCAACGCGGTCAAGGTGACCCTCGGCCCCAAGGGCCGCAACGTGGTGCTGGACAAGGCCTTCGGCGCCCCCACCATCACCAAGGACGGCGTGTCCGTGGCCAAGGAGATCGAGCTGTCCGACAAGTTCGAGAACATGGGCGCCCAGATGGTGAAGGAAGTCGCCAGCCAGGCTTCCGACGAGGCCGGTGACGGCACCACCACCGCCACCGTGCTGGCCCAGGCCATCCTGCGCGAGGGCATGAAGGCCGTCGCCGCCGGCATGAACCCCATGGATCTGAAGCGCGGCGTCGACAAGGCCGTGACCGTGATCGTCGACGAGCTCAAGAAGATCTCCAAGCCCTGCAACACCCAGAAGGAAATCGCCCAGGTGGGCACCATCTCCGCCAACTCCGATGAGTCCATCGGCAACATCATCGCCGAGGCCATGGAGAAGGTCGGCAAGGAAGGCGTCATCACCGTCGAGGAAGGCTCCGGCTTCGAGAACGAGCTGGACGTCGTCGAGGGCATGCAGTTCGACCGCGGCTATCTGTCCCCCTACTTCGTCAACAACCAGGACAAGATGACCGCCGAGCTGGAGAATCCCTTCATTCTTCTGCACGACAAGAAGATCTCCAACATCCGTGACCTGCTGCCCGTGCTGGAGCAGGTGGCCAAGGCCGGCCGGCCCCTGCTGATCGTGGCCGAGGACGTGGACGGCGAAGCCCTGGCGACCCTGGTGGTCAACACCATCCGCGGCATCATCAAGGTGGCCGCCGTCAAGGCCCCCGGCTTCGGCGACCGCCGCAAGGCCATGCTCGAGGATATGGCCATCCTCACCGGCGGCCGCGTGATCTCCGAGGAAGTCGGCATGAAGCTCGAGTCCGCCACCCTGCAGGACCTGGGCCAGGCCAAGCGCGTCAGCGTCGACAAGGAGAACACCACCATCATCGACGGCGCCGGCAGCGAGGCTGACATCAACGCCCGCGTCAACCAGATCCGCCGCCAGATCGAGGACGCCACCAGCGACTACGACCGCGAGAAGCTGCAGGAGCGCGTGGCCAAGCTGGCCGGCGGCGTGGCCGTCATCAAGGTGGGCGCCGGCTCCGAGATCGAGATGAAGGAGAAGAAGGCCCGTGTCGAGGACGCCCTGCACGCCACCCGTGCGGCGGTGGAAGAGGGCATCGTGCCCGGCGGCGGCGTGGCCCTGATCCGCGCCCAGGCGGCCCTGCAGAGCATCAAGGGCAGCAACCACGACCAGGACGTCGGCATCAACATCATCCGCCGCGCCATCGAGGAGCCCCTGCGCCAGATCGTCGCCAATGCCGGCGGCGAGGGCAGCGTGGTCTACGCCAAGGTGGCCGAGGGCCAGGGCGCGTTCGGCTACAACGCGGCCAACGACAGCTACGGCGACATGTACGAGATGGGCGTCATCGACCCCACCAAGGTCACCCGCACGGCCCTGCAGAAGGCCTCCAGCGTGGCCGGTCTGATGATCACCACCGAAGCCATGGTCTCCGAGCTGCCCAAGGAGGAGAAGGGCGAGGCCGGTGCCGGCATGGGCGGCATGGGCGACATGGGCGGCATGGGCATGATGTAA
- the groES gene encoding co-chaperone GroES: MKIRPLHDRVVIRRVEEEQKSSGGILIPDTAKEKPIQGEVVAAGNGKIMENGSVRPLDVKVGDRVLFAKYAGTEVKVEGEELLVMREEDIMGVIEA, encoded by the coding sequence ATGAAGATTCGCCCCTTGCATGATCGCGTTGTCATCCGCCGCGTGGAAGAGGAGCAGAAGAGCTCCGGCGGCATCCTGATCCCCGACACCGCCAAGGAAAAGCCCATCCAGGGCGAGGTTGTCGCTGCGGGCAACGGTAAAATCATGGAAAACGGCAGCGTCCGCCCCTTGGATGTCAAGGTCGGCGACCGCGTGCTCTTCGCCAAGTACGCCGGCACCGAGGTCAAGGTGGAAGGCGAGGAACTGCTGGTGATGCGCGAAGAAGACATCATGGGCGTCATCGAGGCCTGA
- a CDS encoding FxsA family protein: protein MFRLALVWMAVAVIGLDLFSLIAVGRHWGVLWALAVILLGFVMGVSLIRRQGMDTVSRLYRRLMAGELPAIELLEGMLVLLAGLLLFMPGLVSDLLALPLLLPGLRARLAHGLLPRWLRPFAARHAPRGPHTLPGEYRRED, encoded by the coding sequence ATGTTTAGACTGGCGCTGGTGTGGATGGCGGTGGCGGTGATCGGGCTGGATCTCTTCAGCCTCATCGCCGTGGGCCGCCATTGGGGCGTGCTGTGGGCGCTGGCCGTGATCCTGCTCGGCTTCGTGATGGGCGTGTCGCTGATCCGCCGCCAGGGCATGGATACCGTGAGCCGTCTCTATCGGCGGCTGATGGCGGGCGAGCTGCCCGCCATCGAGTTGCTGGAAGGCATGCTGGTGCTGCTGGCCGGGCTGCTGCTCTTCATGCCCGGCCTGGTCAGCGATCTGCTTGCCCTGCCGCTGCTGCTGCCCGGCCTGCGCGCGCGCCTGGCGCACGGCTTGCTGCCGCGCTGGCTGCGGCCCTTCGCCGCGCGCCACGCGCCGCGCGGCCCGCACACGTTGCCGGGGGAGTACCGGCGCGAGGATTGA
- a CDS encoding alpha/beta hydrolase, whose protein sequence is MHFAPERPFTLVHPDGERLRGLIHETRGDTVGIYIPGFASHMQGNKARLLAQTAQARGRSWIRFDQRGTGVSDGSFAALTLSRCLADVRLLLKLIAPRSAVLVGSSLGGWLAVLAASRWPEQVRAMLLLAPSFNFVQRWYGELPATVRAEWARRGMHRFQDRYGGPDYDLNFDIVADAWRYDLLRWPPSLHCPVRILHGGADEVVPVAVSEAFAKAVDSPHITLEVLPGADHRLSGQERTLLDAVDALWPQEDGRHV, encoded by the coding sequence ATGCACTTCGCTCCCGAACGGCCTTTCACCCTGGTCCACCCCGACGGCGAACGCCTGCGCGGCCTCATCCACGAGACCCGCGGCGACACGGTGGGCATCTACATTCCCGGCTTCGCCTCCCACATGCAGGGCAACAAGGCCCGGCTGCTGGCCCAAACGGCACAGGCGCGCGGCCGCAGCTGGATCCGTTTCGATCAGCGCGGCACGGGTGTGTCGGACGGCAGCTTCGCGGCACTCACCCTGAGCCGCTGTCTCGCCGACGTCCGCCTGCTGCTCAAGCTCATCGCTCCGCGCTCCGCCGTGCTGGTCGGCTCCAGCCTGGGCGGCTGGCTGGCCGTGCTGGCCGCCAGCCGTTGGCCCGAGCAGGTTCGGGCCATGCTGCTGCTCGCGCCGAGCTTCAACTTCGTGCAGCGCTGGTACGGCGAGCTGCCGGCAACGGTGCGCGCGGAGTGGGCTCGACGCGGCATGCACCGCTTCCAGGATCGCTATGGCGGTCCCGACTACGACCTCAACTTCGACATCGTCGCGGATGCCTGGCGCTACGACCTGCTGCGCTGGCCGCCCAGCCTGCACTGCCCGGTGCGCATCCTGCACGGCGGCGCCGACGAGGTGGTGCCGGTGGCCGTGAGCGAGGCATTTGCAAAAGCCGTGGACAGTCCCCATATCACCCTGGAGGTGCTGCCCGGTGCGGATCACCGGCTGAGCGGCCAGGAGCGGACATTGCTGGATGCCGTGGACGCCCTGTGGCCGCAAGAGGATGGGAGACATGTTTAG
- the cutA gene encoding divalent-cation tolerance protein CutA: protein MPTSTDPHGPGNEAVYLVYCTCPTRAKAEEIALAAVRAGAAACAHLLPAGQSFYLWEGELQMAEELTLLFKSAAARYADLEALIRALHPYEVPEILAVPVAAGLPAYLDWVRASGQQSA from the coding sequence ATGCCCACCAGCACCGATCCGCACGGACCTGGCAACGAGGCTGTTTATCTGGTCTACTGCACCTGCCCCACCCGCGCCAAGGCCGAGGAAATCGCCCTGGCCGCGGTGCGGGCCGGGGCGGCGGCCTGCGCGCACCTGCTGCCGGCCGGCCAGTCCTTTTACCTTTGGGAAGGCGAGCTGCAGATGGCCGAGGAGCTGACGCTGCTCTTCAAGAGCGCGGCGGCCCGCTACGCGGACCTCGAAGCCCTGATCCGCGCGCTGCATCCCTATGAGGTGCCGGAGATCCTCGCCGTGCCGGTGGCCGCCGGGCTGCCCGCCTATCTCGACTGGGTCCGGGCCAGCGGGCAGCAATCGGCCTGA
- a CDS encoding protein-disulfide reductase DsbD, with the protein MRRTFQHVITLCLVVLFAFGSAAAPAQDEFLDPDAAFGFSARLIDQGHVEVSWRSAPGYYLYRDKIKLSVSPDTVKLADFQLPQGTWHEDETFGRQQVYKGTTIKLTVPLQYSGAKPDKITVTSKYQGCAEAGVCYPPTTKDVSLTLSGAATGGGAASQAAPAAGAPAAPASEQDRFAQILQGSLWVTVGLFFLAGLALALTPCVFPMIPILSAIIVGQGQSVSTGRAFGLSLAYVLGMALTYTVVGMIAGVTGAYLQAFFQNPWVLATFSLVFVLLALSMFGFYNLQMPAGIQAKLSSAGKGGNLAGTFIMGVLSALIVGPCVAAPLAGALLYISQTGDVALGGVSLFALSLGMGAPLLAIGASAGQLLPRAGAWMDAVKHFFGVLLLAVAIWMLSRILPAWATMALWAALLIISAVYLRVLDSLPESASGWARLGKGIGVLLLGYGLLLGLGAATGAQDPLRPLSGLSFGTAGGTPQAAEASALNFRDVKTAQDLQQALAAAQGKPVLLDFYADWCVECVRLERTTFQDPQVQQALGSFVLLRADVTDNTAEQRALLRQFQLIGPPAILFFDPNGQEVRASRLVGYKDASEFLTHLRGVTASTPATS; encoded by the coding sequence ATGCGCCGCACCTTTCAGCATGTCATCACCCTGTGCCTCGTCGTCCTTTTCGCCTTCGGCAGCGCCGCGGCCCCGGCCCAGGACGAGTTTCTCGATCCGGACGCGGCCTTCGGCTTTTCCGCGCGCCTGATCGACCAGGGCCACGTGGAAGTCTCCTGGCGCAGCGCGCCGGGCTATTACCTGTATCGCGACAAGATCAAGCTGAGCGTCAGTCCCGACACGGTCAAGCTGGCCGACTTCCAGTTGCCCCAGGGCACCTGGCACGAGGACGAGACCTTCGGCCGCCAGCAGGTCTATAAGGGCACCACCATCAAGCTGACGGTGCCGCTGCAGTACAGCGGCGCCAAGCCGGACAAGATCACCGTCACCAGCAAGTACCAGGGCTGCGCCGAGGCGGGCGTGTGCTACCCGCCCACCACCAAGGACGTGAGCCTGACCCTGAGCGGCGCGGCGACCGGCGGCGGGGCTGCCTCCCAAGCCGCACCGGCCGCCGGTGCGCCGGCGGCGCCCGCCTCGGAGCAGGACCGCTTCGCCCAGATCCTGCAGGGCAGCCTGTGGGTCACCGTCGGCCTCTTCTTCCTGGCCGGCCTGGCGCTGGCGCTGACGCCCTGCGTCTTTCCCATGATCCCGATCCTGTCGGCCATCATCGTCGGCCAGGGCCAGAGCGTCAGCACCGGCCGCGCCTTCGGCCTGTCCCTGGCCTACGTGCTGGGCATGGCCCTGACCTACACCGTGGTCGGCATGATCGCCGGCGTCACCGGCGCCTACCTGCAGGCCTTCTTCCAGAACCCCTGGGTGCTGGCCACCTTCAGCCTGGTCTTCGTGCTGCTGGCGCTGTCCATGTTCGGCTTCTACAACCTGCAGATGCCGGCCGGCATCCAGGCCAAGCTCTCCAGCGCCGGCAAGGGCGGCAACCTGGCGGGCACCTTCATCATGGGCGTGCTTTCGGCGCTGATCGTCGGCCCCTGCGTGGCCGCGCCCCTGGCCGGCGCCCTGCTCTACATCTCGCAGACCGGCGATGTGGCCCTGGGCGGCGTCTCCCTCTTCGCCCTGAGCCTGGGCATGGGTGCGCCCCTGCTCGCCATCGGCGCCTCGGCGGGCCAGCTGCTGCCGCGCGCCGGCGCCTGGATGGACGCCGTCAAGCACTTCTTCGGCGTGCTGCTGCTGGCGGTGGCCATCTGGATGCTGTCGCGCATCCTGCCGGCCTGGGCCACCATGGCCCTATGGGCGGCCCTGCTGATCATCTCCGCCGTCTACCTGCGCGTGCTGGACAGCCTGCCGGAATCGGCCAGCGGCTGGGCCCGGCTGGGCAAGGGCATCGGCGTACTGCTGCTGGGCTACGGGCTGCTGCTCGGCCTGGGCGCGGCCACCGGCGCCCAGGACCCGCTGCGCCCGCTGTCGGGACTGTCCTTCGGTACCGCCGGCGGCACCCCGCAGGCCGCCGAGGCCAGCGCTCTGAATTTCCGTGACGTGAAGACCGCCCAGGACCTGCAGCAGGCCCTGGCGGCGGCGCAGGGCAAGCCGGTGCTGCTGGACTTCTACGCCGACTGGTGCGTGGAGTGCGTGCGCCTGGAGCGCACCACCTTCCAGGACCCGCAGGTGCAGCAGGCGCTCGGCTCCTTCGTGCTGCTGCGCGCCGACGTCACCGACAACACCGCGGAACAGCGCGCCCTGCTGCGCCAGTTCCAGTTGATCGGTCCGCCTGCTATCCTGTTCTTCGACCCCAACGGGCAGGAAGTCCGCGCCAGCCGGCTGGTCGGCTACAAGGATGCCAGCGAGTTCCTGACCCATCTGCGCGGCGTGACCGCCTCCACCCCGGCAACAAGCTAG
- a CDS encoding TlpA family protein disulfide reductase: MKSKALIWAPLLLVLGALMGWAGHKAYQHFFYSAPSLMDKVADPDNISLPSLILPDLNGKETGLADFKGKVLVVNLWASWCPPCRKETPEFIALQQELGSKGVQFVGIGVDEEPAIRAFVKEMGVTYPILLAGEQGDQILMAFGDVQGVLPYTLVLDREGKVRERHLGYYPQEELRRVLMSLI, translated from the coding sequence ATGAAATCCAAGGCACTCATCTGGGCCCCGCTGCTGCTCGTGCTGGGCGCGCTGATGGGCTGGGCCGGACACAAGGCCTACCAGCATTTCTTCTACTCCGCCCCCTCGCTGATGGACAAGGTGGCGGACCCCGACAACATCTCCCTGCCGTCCCTGATCCTGCCGGATCTGAACGGCAAGGAGACGGGCCTGGCGGACTTCAAGGGCAAGGTGCTGGTGGTCAACCTGTGGGCCAGCTGGTGCCCGCCCTGCCGCAAGGAGACCCCCGAGTTCATCGCTCTGCAGCAGGAACTGGGCAGCAAGGGCGTACAGTTCGTCGGCATCGGCGTGGACGAGGAGCCCGCCATCCGCGCCTTCGTCAAGGAAATGGGCGTGACCTACCCGATCCTGCTGGCCGGCGAGCAGGGCGACCAGATCCTCATGGCCTTCGGCGACGTCCAGGGCGTGCTACCCTACACCCTGGTCCTCGACCGCGAAGGCAAGGTGCGGGAGCGCCACCTGGGCTATTACCCGCAGGAGGAGCTGCGGCGCGTGCTCATGTCGCTGATCTGA
- a CDS encoding TolC family protein, protein MKSALGPLLCACLLAGASGPVAGASPFDDPFGAAHQTTPNPAQAWGGAPGGPCPVSLPAERPWHLAEVVDLALCHNPQTREAWANARVRAAQLGEAQAGYLPSATLSATLARTQTSSSGGFQIPPQTQFRPLLSLNYLLFDFGSRDATVEAARQSLIAANWTQNATLQNVLFSTVQAYYQLFATQAAVDAARESERASLESLNAATFRHQVGAATLADKLQAQTAYSQARLNRQKAEGDARVAQGVLANLLGLDADRPLRVVPPVWQAPGAGPDDNVRRLIEAAKRARPDLAAAEAQVRAAEANIQAARSSGKPSISLFANYGYNYSSVLNDTRNWSTGLTLNFPLFTGFATTYRVRTARAQLDAQAAGRDRLADQVALDVWRAYQNLNTSRDTWASTEDLLASAIQSEQLALGRYKAGAGNILELLNAQASLANARLQRVQAQYNWQIARAALSQAVGQLDRDSAVPPQAAATP, encoded by the coding sequence ATGAAAAGCGCCCTCGGTCCGCTGCTCTGCGCCTGTCTGCTGGCGGGCGCGAGCGGGCCCGTGGCGGGCGCCTCGCCCTTCGACGACCCCTTCGGCGCCGCGCACCAGACCACGCCCAACCCCGCGCAGGCCTGGGGCGGCGCCCCGGGCGGCCCCTGCCCCGTGTCGCTCCCCGCGGAGCGGCCCTGGCACCTGGCCGAGGTGGTCGATCTCGCCCTGTGCCACAATCCGCAGACGCGGGAAGCCTGGGCCAATGCCCGCGTCCGGGCCGCGCAGCTGGGCGAGGCGCAGGCCGGCTATCTGCCCAGCGCCACCCTCTCCGCCACCCTCGCCCGCACCCAGACCTCGTCCAGCGGCGGCTTTCAGATTCCGCCGCAGACCCAGTTCCGGCCGCTCCTGTCCCTGAACTATCTGCTCTTCGACTTCGGCAGCCGCGACGCCACCGTCGAGGCCGCGCGCCAGAGCCTGATCGCGGCCAACTGGACCCAGAACGCCACCCTGCAGAACGTGCTCTTTTCCACGGTGCAGGCCTACTATCAGCTCTTCGCCACCCAGGCCGCCGTGGACGCCGCCCGCGAGTCCGAGCGCGCCAGCCTGGAGAGCCTGAACGCGGCGACCTTCCGCCATCAGGTCGGCGCCGCCACCCTGGCGGACAAGCTGCAGGCGCAGACCGCCTACTCCCAGGCGCGCCTCAACCGCCAGAAAGCCGAAGGCGATGCCCGCGTCGCCCAAGGAGTGCTCGCCAATCTGCTCGGCCTGGACGCGGACCGGCCCCTGCGCGTCGTCCCGCCGGTCTGGCAGGCGCCGGGCGCGGGACCGGACGACAACGTGCGCCGCCTGATCGAAGCGGCCAAGCGGGCGCGCCCCGACCTCGCCGCCGCCGAGGCCCAGGTCCGCGCCGCCGAAGCCAACATCCAGGCGGCGCGGTCGAGCGGCAAGCCGAGCATCTCGCTCTTCGCCAATTACGGCTACAATTACTCCAGCGTGCTGAACGACACGCGCAACTGGTCCACCGGCCTGACCCTCAATTTTCCCCTCTTCACCGGTTTCGCCACCACCTACCGGGTGCGCACCGCCAGAGCACAGCTGGACGCCCAGGCGGCCGGCCGGGACCGGCTGGCGGACCAGGTCGCCCTCGATGTCTGGCGCGCCTACCAGAACCTGAACACCAGCCGGGACACCTGGGCCAGCACCGAGGACCTGCTGGCCAGCGCCATCCAGTCCGAGCAACTGGCCCTCGGCCGCTACAAGGCCGGCGCCGGCAACATCCTGGAGCTGCTCAATGCCCAGGCCAGCCTGGCCAATGCCCGCCTGCAGCGCGTGCAGGCCCAGTACAACTGGCAGATCGCCCGGGCGGCCTTGAGCCAGGCCGTGGGGCAACTGGACCGGGACAGCGCCGTCCCGCCGCAGGCGGCGGCCACACCATGA
- a CDS encoding efflux RND transporter periplasmic adaptor subunit — protein MARFHLNWRKLLTWTLLLALAAGGYYYWRQQQIEPAAARYRTAPVERGDITQTVSANGTLNPVVLVSVGTQVSGTVRRIYADFNERVRQGEVLAELDPSLIEAQLAQSRAALANAEASLRLAEANEQRARALYAKDYIARAELDQARQALETARGQVASARAQMARDRTNLGYTVIRSPVSGVVVSRDVDVGQTVAASFQTPTLFKIAQDLRRMQIDTSVAEADIGSVRVGQPARFTVDAFPNRQFQGVVRQIRLNPTIQQNVVTYNVVIGVDNPEEILLPGMTAFVTIVVEQHRNVLRVPNAALRFRPAAADDEGERRPAEARRTGGTTVYRLEGERLTPVSIRTGITDNRHTEVLAGALRPGDRLVVADLSAKKQERNQGSRFRVGF, from the coding sequence ATGGCGCGATTTCATCTGAACTGGCGCAAGCTGCTGACCTGGACGCTGCTGCTGGCGCTGGCCGCGGGCGGCTACTACTACTGGCGCCAGCAGCAGATCGAGCCGGCGGCGGCGCGCTACCGCACCGCGCCGGTGGAGCGCGGCGACATCACCCAGACCGTCTCCGCCAACGGCACCCTGAACCCGGTGGTGCTGGTCAGCGTCGGCACCCAGGTCTCGGGCACGGTGCGGCGCATCTACGCCGACTTCAACGAGCGGGTGCGCCAGGGCGAGGTGCTGGCCGAACTGGATCCCTCGCTGATCGAAGCCCAGCTCGCCCAGAGCCGGGCGGCGCTGGCCAACGCCGAAGCCAGCCTGCGCCTGGCCGAGGCCAACGAGCAGCGCGCCCGTGCCCTGTACGCCAAGGATTACATCGCGCGTGCCGAACTGGACCAGGCGCGCCAGGCGCTGGAGACGGCCCGCGGCCAGGTGGCCTCGGCCCGGGCCCAGATGGCACGCGACCGCACCAATCTCGGCTACACGGTGATCCGTTCGCCGGTGTCGGGCGTGGTGGTGTCGCGGGACGTGGACGTGGGGCAGACGGTGGCCGCCAGCTTCCAGACCCCCACCCTCTTCAAGATCGCCCAGGACCTGCGCCGCATGCAGATCGACACCAGCGTGGCGGAAGCGGACATCGGCAGCGTGCGCGTGGGCCAGCCGGCGCGCTTCACCGTGGACGCCTTCCCCAACCGCCAGTTCCAGGGCGTGGTGCGGCAGATCCGCCTGAATCCGACCATCCAGCAGAACGTGGTGACCTACAACGTGGTGATCGGGGTGGACAACCCGGAGGAGATCCTCCTGCCGGGCATGACCGCCTTCGTCACCATCGTCGTCGAGCAGCACCGCAATGTCCTGCGCGTGCCCAACGCCGCCCTGCGCTTCCGGCCGGCCGCCGCGGACGACGAGGGCGAGCGCCGCCCGGCCGAAGCTCGCCGGACAGGCGGCACCACGGTCTACCGCCTGGAAGGCGAGCGGCTGACGCCGGTGAGCATCCGCACCGGCATCACCGACAACCGCCATACCGAGGTGCTGGCCGGCGCGCTGCGGCCCGGCGACCGCCTGGTGGTCGCGGACCTGAGCGCCAAAAAACAGGAAAGGAATCAGGGCAGCCGCTTCCGGGTCGGCTTCTGA
- a CDS encoding ABC transporter ATP-binding protein, translated as MAAELIRVQHLYKDYETGPGLTVPVLKDVSLEVGAGEFVAIMGPSGSGKSTFMNILGCLDVPSSGHYWLDGRDTAALGPDRLAALRNRLIGFVFQGFNLLPRISALDNVALPLLYSGLDRAARRERARALLEQVGLGRFPGHLPNQLSGGQQQRVAIARALANQPRLLLADEPTGNLDTRTSQEIMGLFTQLNAGGEITVVLVTHETDIARYAKRLVHFVDGRVTHDGAVEQVLAEAAR; from the coding sequence ATGGCGGCCGAACTCATCCGCGTGCAGCACCTCTACAAAGACTACGAAACCGGTCCTGGCCTCACCGTGCCGGTGCTCAAGGACGTCAGCCTGGAGGTGGGCGCCGGCGAGTTCGTGGCCATCATGGGCCCATCCGGCTCGGGCAAATCCACCTTCATGAACATCCTGGGCTGCCTGGACGTGCCCAGCAGCGGCCACTACTGGCTGGACGGCCGCGATACCGCCGCCCTCGGTCCCGACCGCCTGGCCGCCCTGCGCAACCGGCTGATCGGCTTCGTCTTCCAAGGCTTCAACCTGCTGCCCCGCATCAGCGCCCTGGACAACGTCGCCCTGCCCCTGCTCTACAGCGGCCTGGACCGGGCGGCGCGCCGGGAGCGGGCGCGGGCGCTGCTGGAGCAGGTGGGGCTCGGACGCTTCCCCGGCCACCTGCCCAACCAGCTCTCCGGCGGCCAGCAGCAGCGCGTGGCCATCGCCCGCGCCTTGGCCAACCAGCCGCGCCTGCTGCTGGCCGACGAGCCGACCGGCAACCTGGATACCCGCACCAGCCAGGAGATCATGGGGCTCTTCACCCAGCTCAACGCCGGCGGCGAGATCACCGTCGTGCTGGTCACCCATGAAACGGACATCGCCCGCTACGCCAAGCGCCTGGTCCACTTCGTGGACGGGCGCGTCACCCATGACGGCGCGGTGGAGCAGGTGCTGGCGGAGGCGGCCCGGTGA
- a CDS encoding ABC transporter permease, with protein sequence MIAPAMIGEAWRALGANRLRTALTMLGMIIGVGAVVLMLAIGQGAQYTVNRSIASMGSNLFIVLSGASTSGGLRFGAGTVPTLTLGDAEAIGELPSIGAVAPVAPGNAQFVYGPNNWSTVVNGTTPDYLRVRDWAVSAGQPFTANDVRTANRVVLLGQTVVGNLFGNEDPVGKTVRIRNSPYLVVGVLAPKGQSLDGRDQDDTALVPVTTAQRKLFGNQFPGSVRFMMVQAASAALMDQAEQDITQLLRQRHRLNPNQEDDFTVRNLTAMAEAAASTARVMSLMLGAIASISLLVGGIGIMNIMLVSVTERTREIGIRMAIGARQRDILLQFLLEAMAISIIGSIIGILLGVGGAWLVSRAADLTVVVTLSAVALAFLVAAGIGIFFGFYPARKAARLRPIEALRYQ encoded by the coding sequence GTGATCGCGCCGGCCATGATCGGCGAGGCCTGGCGCGCCCTCGGCGCCAACCGCCTGCGCACCGCCCTGACCATGCTCGGCATGATCATCGGCGTCGGCGCGGTGGTGCTCATGCTGGCCATCGGCCAGGGCGCCCAGTACACCGTCAACCGCTCCATCGCCTCCATGGGCAGCAATCTCTTCATCGTGCTGTCGGGTGCCTCCACCTCCGGCGGCCTGCGCTTCGGCGCGGGCACCGTCCCCACCCTGACCCTGGGCGACGCGGAAGCCATCGGCGAACTGCCCTCGATCGGGGCCGTGGCGCCGGTGGCGCCCGGCAACGCCCAGTTCGTCTACGGCCCCAACAACTGGAGCACGGTGGTCAACGGCACCACCCCCGACTACCTGCGCGTGCGCGACTGGGCGGTGAGCGCCGGCCAGCCCTTCACGGCCAACGACGTGCGCACCGCCAATCGCGTGGTGCTGCTCGGCCAGACGGTGGTGGGCAACCTCTTCGGCAACGAGGACCCGGTGGGCAAGACCGTGCGCATCCGCAACAGCCCTTACCTGGTGGTCGGCGTGCTGGCGCCCAAGGGGCAGAGCCTGGACGGCCGCGACCAGGACGACACCGCCCTGGTGCCGGTCACCACCGCGCAACGCAAGCTCTTCGGCAACCAGTTCCCCGGCAGCGTGCGCTTCATGATGGTGCAGGCCGCCTCGGCCGCGCTCATGGACCAGGCGGAGCAGGACATCACCCAGTTGCTGCGCCAGCGCCACCGCCTCAACCCCAATCAGGAAGACGACTTCACGGTGCGCAATCTCACCGCCATGGCCGAGGCGGCCGCCAGCACCGCCCGCGTCATGTCGCTGATGCTCGGCGCCATCGCCTCCATCTCCCTGCTGGTGGGCGGCATCGGTATCATGAACATCATGCTGGTCTCCGTCACCGAGCGCACCCGCGAGATCGGCATCCGCATGGCCATCGGCGCGCGCCAGCGCGACATCCTGCTGCAGTTCCTGCTGGAAGCCATGGCCATTTCCATCATCGGCAGCATCATCGGCATCCTGCTGGGCGTCGGCGGCGCCTGGCTGGTCAGCCGGGCGGCCGACCTCACCGTGGTGGTGACCCTGAGCGCCGTGGCCCTGGCTTTTCTGGTGGCGGCCGGCATCGGCATCTTCTTCGGCTTCTATCCGGCGCGCAAGGCGGCGCGCCTGCGGCCCATCGAGGCCTTGCGCTACCAGTAA